Proteins encoded within one genomic window of Citrobacter amalonaticus Y19:
- a CDS encoding fimbrial protein, whose product MRKTTWFIALAAMTTASTQVRAEDNYTNTTTITVNVTVNSAPCDINPQGPITVDFGNNIAVTDVAAGLVEKNISYDLDCSSMDTTKLLKMTIQGTGVAFDNNVLTTSIANLGVKIKANGMDYSLNTGIIFSSAAAKPTLKALLVQKPGARLQTGLFTASATMLVEYQ is encoded by the coding sequence ATGAGGAAGACGACGTGGTTTATAGCGCTTGCCGCAATGACGACTGCCAGCACACAGGTCAGGGCAGAAGACAACTACACGAATACGACGACGATAACAGTAAATGTCACTGTTAATTCCGCTCCCTGTGATATTAACCCGCAGGGGCCAATTACGGTCGATTTTGGCAACAATATAGCGGTGACCGATGTGGCTGCCGGTCTGGTGGAAAAGAACATTAGCTATGACCTGGATTGCAGCAGTATGGATACCACCAAGTTGCTGAAAATGACGATTCAGGGTACAGGCGTTGCTTTTGACAATAATGTACTGACCACGTCAATCGCCAATCTGGGCGTGAAGATCAAGGCTAACGGTATGGATTATTCACTCAATACGGGGATCATTTTTAGCTCTGCTGCTGCGAAGCCGACGCTGAAGGCGCTACTGGTGCAGAAACCGGGAGCACGACTGCAAACCGGGTTATTTACAGCAAGTGCGACCATGTTGGTGGAGTATCAATGA
- a CDS encoding fimbria/pilus periplasmic chaperone yields MFNCKKSISVLAIALTGILVAQQASAAIALDRTRVIVNGGEKSISLNISNENKNLPYLAQGWIEDEQGNKISSPLTVLPPVQRIEPGAKSQVKVQTSPALSALPQDRESLFYFNLREIPPRSTKANVLQIALQTRIKLFYRPAAIALDKNQAAKGDWVEKVTLTRQGDKYVVNNPSPYYLTIVEGSPAAKGKPVGFKPIMVAPKGQTPIEASASALGNSPVLTYLNDYGGRPQIQFSCGGASCTAKLLKDK; encoded by the coding sequence ATGTTTAACTGTAAAAAAAGTATTTCTGTTCTGGCTATTGCCCTGACCGGCATTCTGGTAGCACAGCAGGCAAGTGCGGCTATTGCGCTGGATCGTACCCGCGTAATTGTCAACGGCGGCGAGAAATCCATCAGCCTGAATATTAGCAATGAGAACAAAAACCTGCCGTATCTGGCCCAGGGTTGGATAGAAGACGAGCAGGGTAACAAAATTTCCTCGCCGTTGACGGTGCTGCCGCCAGTGCAACGCATTGAACCGGGGGCCAAAAGTCAGGTGAAGGTGCAGACCTCACCAGCTCTCAGCGCCTTGCCGCAGGATCGTGAAAGCCTGTTCTATTTTAACCTGCGCGAGATCCCGCCGCGCAGCACCAAAGCGAATGTGCTGCAGATTGCGCTGCAGACCCGCATCAAGCTGTTCTACCGTCCGGCAGCCATTGCCCTGGACAAAAACCAGGCGGCAAAAGGCGACTGGGTGGAGAAAGTGACTCTCACTCGTCAGGGGGATAAATACGTGGTTAATAACCCGTCGCCCTATTACCTGACCATTGTGGAAGGGAGTCCTGCGGCTAAAGGCAAACCGGTAGGATTCAAACCGATCATGGTGGCGCCGAAAGGGCAGACACCCATCGAGGCATCAGCCAGTGCGTTGGGTAATTCGCCGGTGCTGACCTATCTCAACGATTACGGTGGACGTCCACAGATTCAGTTCTCCTGCGGCGGCGCCAGTTGTACGGCAAAGCTGCTGAAAGATAAATAA
- the sapF gene encoding peptide ABC transporter ATP-binding protein SapF, with the protein MVETLLEVRNLSKTFRYRTGWFRRQTVEAVKPLSFTLRERQTLAIIGENGSGKSTLAKMLAGMVEPTGGELLIDDHPLKFGDYSFRSQRIRMIFQDPSTSLNPRQRISQILDFPLRLNTNLEPEQRRKQIIETMRMVGLLPDHVSYYPHMLAPGQKQRLGLARAMILRPKVIIADEALASLDMSMRSQLINLMLELQEKQGISYIYVTQHLGMMKHISDQVLVMHQGEVVERGSTADVLASPLHELTKRLIAGHFGEALTADAWRKDR; encoded by the coding sequence ATGGTCGAGACCTTACTCGAAGTCCGCAATCTGAGTAAAACCTTTCGCTATCGCACGGGCTGGTTTCGTCGCCAGACCGTGGAAGCCGTAAAACCACTGAGCTTTACGCTGCGCGAACGCCAGACGCTGGCCATCATTGGCGAGAACGGCTCCGGTAAATCGACGCTGGCAAAAATGCTGGCAGGCATGGTGGAACCGACCGGTGGTGAACTGCTGATTGACGATCATCCGCTCAAATTCGGCGATTATTCGTTTCGCAGTCAGCGCATTCGCATGATTTTCCAGGATCCGTCGACATCGCTGAACCCGCGTCAGCGTATTTCTCAAATCCTCGATTTTCCGCTGCGCCTGAATACCAATCTTGAGCCGGAACAGCGCCGCAAGCAGATCATCGAAACCATGCGGATGGTCGGACTGCTGCCCGATCACGTCAGCTACTATCCCCATATGCTGGCACCGGGACAAAAACAGCGTCTGGGGCTGGCGCGTGCGATGATCCTGCGTCCGAAAGTGATTATTGCCGATGAGGCGCTGGCGTCATTAGACATGTCGATGCGCTCACAGCTCATTAACCTGATGCTGGAATTGCAGGAAAAACAGGGTATTTCGTATATCTACGTGACCCAGCACCTTGGCATGATGAAGCACATCAGCGACCAGGTGCTGGTGATGCATCAGGGGGAAGTGGTTGAGCGCGGCAGCACCGCAGATGTTCTCGCCTCGCCGCTGCATGAGCTGACCAAACGGCTGATTGCCGGGCATTTTGGCGAGGCGTTAACGGCAGATGCGTGGCGAAAAGATCGGTGA
- a CDS encoding fimbrial protein yields the protein MNFKKMALVSAMGMVMFAGAANAADQGHGQVFFDGSIIDAPCSLNSDSEKIDVHFDEVSNVLLQNGGTNDGQTDPEDIIINLENCSVKTGATVETTFTGAQGGQGKSSLGITGTAKGASIILTDGKSAPITLGEATDGQAIQNGHNTLKFAAYLKGDGASSTIIPGTFSAVADFTLAYP from the coding sequence ATGAATTTCAAGAAAATGGCTCTCGTTTCTGCCATGGGTATGGTGATGTTTGCTGGTGCAGCAAATGCAGCAGATCAGGGTCACGGTCAAGTGTTCTTCGATGGTTCTATTATTGATGCGCCTTGTTCGCTTAATTCAGACAGCGAGAAAATTGATGTTCATTTTGATGAAGTGTCAAATGTGCTTCTGCAAAACGGCGGCACCAATGATGGTCAAACTGATCCAGAAGACATCATCATTAACCTCGAAAACTGTTCCGTGAAGACTGGGGCTACTGTGGAAACCACCTTTACTGGTGCGCAAGGTGGTCAAGGCAAGAGTTCTCTGGGTATCACCGGGACTGCAAAAGGGGCGAGCATTATCTTAACTGATGGTAAAAGTGCTCCGATTACACTGGGCGAAGCTACAGACGGACAGGCAATTCAAAACGGTCATAACACGTTGAAATTCGCTGCCTACCTGAAGGGTGATGGCGCGTCGTCAACTATCATCCCGGGTACTTTCTCTGCAGTTGCTGACTTTACCCTGGCATACCCGTAA
- a CDS encoding fimbrial protein, with translation MKRIISLLALLLPFSVLASGDMQFRGTLVVPPCSISNGEIIKVAFGDDLGVNKIDGNNYKQPVKYTVNCKAGYTVNSLAIVIDTTQHATYDNSAIQTDKPGLGIRILVDGVAASFSTRIVVSDPDSPPAIEAVPVQDQSVTLTEGAFAATMTLRTDYM, from the coding sequence ATGAAACGGATCATTTCACTCTTAGCGCTACTCCTGCCTTTTTCGGTACTGGCGAGTGGCGATATGCAATTTCGCGGCACGCTGGTGGTGCCGCCGTGCTCTATCAGCAACGGCGAGATAATTAAAGTGGCGTTTGGCGATGATTTGGGCGTCAACAAAATTGACGGCAACAACTACAAACAGCCGGTGAAATATACGGTGAACTGTAAGGCAGGTTACACCGTTAACAGCCTGGCGATTGTTATTGATACTACACAGCATGCGACTTATGACAATTCCGCCATACAGACAGATAAACCGGGGCTCGGGATCCGTATCCTGGTGGATGGTGTGGCTGCAAGTTTTTCTACACGCATCGTCGTCAGTGACCCCGACTCACCGCCGGCCATTGAAGCGGTGCCGGTTCAGGATCAGTCGGTGACGCTGACGGAAGGGGCATTTGCAGCCACCATGACGCTGCGCACGGACTATATGTAG
- a CDS encoding PglL family O-oligosaccharyltransferase, which produces MALIVIVCIFTVKAGRCIFPPGTGWIMTGAVLWSLPILWSPVIAWQWNALPKVLALWGLIAVWLLLLRSGCSFRLRNPWLLILVAAAILQVIYGAVQLSDLPNLVGKRPYGSFQQVNVYASFLATGLLCALWLFTRCRHRIPANLSAIALVFIPAMLVLVQSRTGYLGAAIGAVILLVIAGKTRRTGVALLLLAVGVMIGLFLLRFGPQLFPGMIPSMVEKEGSTLERWYILRLTWQLILNHPFVGNGYGSFEALFGQLAYLMPAGLRYTTIMYPHNELLYTWMEGGVVAVAGVLLMVGGILKRLWGKGGRRWAGLALLLPIALHVNLEYPLYQSVTHGITLILLLVITGPAGRVHHSVSRFDNAQRIGAGIVASGVLVFMVTGVITEVQLTRIEQQGLVPLAQDESTVVASLINPWSQYERLDFDRHVALLMKFNITQDPTLLTQFQTWAEAYIRVHNNPDVYNSLLMIYRALGAPSAQTLCLRANVMWPEDVRFNCQ; this is translated from the coding sequence ATGGCACTCATTGTCATCGTGTGCATATTCACGGTTAAAGCTGGGCGCTGCATTTTTCCACCGGGAACCGGCTGGATAATGACTGGTGCGGTGCTGTGGTCGCTGCCGATCCTCTGGTCGCCGGTTATCGCCTGGCAGTGGAATGCGCTGCCGAAGGTACTGGCGCTGTGGGGGCTAATAGCGGTTTGGTTGTTGTTGCTGAGATCGGGCTGTAGCTTTCGTCTCAGAAATCCGTGGCTACTGATTCTGGTCGCTGCTGCTATCCTCCAGGTGATTTACGGTGCGGTACAACTGAGCGATTTACCAAACCTGGTAGGCAAACGGCCTTATGGCAGTTTCCAGCAGGTCAATGTGTATGCGTCTTTCCTGGCAACGGGGTTGCTCTGTGCTCTGTGGTTGTTTACGCGATGTCGCCATAGGATACCGGCAAACCTCAGCGCGATTGCGTTGGTGTTCATCCCCGCCATGCTGGTGCTGGTACAAAGTCGCACCGGCTATCTTGGGGCCGCCATCGGGGCTGTTATTTTGCTGGTTATCGCCGGGAAAACACGACGGACCGGTGTGGCGCTGTTGTTGCTGGCTGTCGGTGTGATGATAGGTCTGTTTCTGCTTCGGTTTGGCCCACAACTCTTTCCTGGTATGATCCCGTCGATGGTCGAAAAAGAGGGCTCGACGCTGGAGCGTTGGTATATTCTCCGGCTTACGTGGCAGCTTATTCTCAACCATCCTTTTGTTGGCAACGGCTACGGCAGTTTTGAGGCGCTCTTCGGTCAGTTGGCCTATTTGATGCCTGCGGGTCTCAGATATACCACCATTATGTATCCACATAATGAGCTGCTCTATACCTGGATGGAAGGTGGAGTGGTGGCGGTAGCGGGTGTGCTGCTGATGGTCGGCGGCATTCTAAAACGTCTGTGGGGGAAGGGCGGACGTCGCTGGGCCGGTCTGGCGCTGTTGCTGCCGATTGCGCTGCATGTGAATCTGGAATACCCGCTTTATCAGTCCGTCACCCACGGCATTACGCTGATTCTTTTGCTGGTAATCACTGGCCCTGCTGGGCGTGTTCACCATTCTGTGAGCCGTTTTGATAACGCGCAGCGTATTGGAGCGGGAATAGTCGCGAGCGGCGTGCTGGTCTTTATGGTTACGGGGGTGATTACCGAGGTTCAGTTAACCCGGATTGAACAACAAGGACTGGTGCCGCTGGCACAGGATGAAAGCACGGTTGTCGCCTCGTTGATTAACCCATGGAGCCAGTATGAGCGACTCGATTTTGACCGGCATGTCGCTTTGCTGATGAAATTCAACATCACGCAGGATCCCACACTGCTGACGCAATTCCAGACGTGGGCTGAAGCCTACATCCGGGTACATAATAATCCGGATGTCTATAACAGCTTGCTGATGATTTACCGCGCCCTGGGCGCACCGTCAGCGCAGACGCTGTGTCTCAGGGCGAATGTGATGTGGCCTGAGGATGTGCGATTTAACTGTCAATAA
- a CDS encoding fimbrial protein, producing the protein MTNSSSENELELFGKVNLEGSIISSACDIDTGDGYQSIAMPTETRRHIKRTGEGEPQDFYIRLTNCSLGPSDNSTAWQYINIIFDGDEDDGMFRVNGNASGVALVLVDRNGTEIHPGQAMPWQQSSVTDNRLDYRIKLKNNLRGLVVGDYSATIRYRVEYF; encoded by the coding sequence ATGACAAATAGTAGCTCTGAAAATGAACTGGAATTGTTCGGCAAGGTGAACCTGGAGGGGAGTATTATTTCCAGCGCCTGTGATATTGATACCGGAGATGGCTATCAGTCAATTGCCATGCCCACAGAGACCCGAAGACATATCAAGCGAACGGGTGAGGGTGAACCACAGGATTTTTACATTCGTTTAACCAACTGCTCACTGGGACCTTCCGATAACTCTACCGCCTGGCAGTATATCAATATTATTTTTGACGGCGACGAGGACGATGGAATGTTCCGGGTGAACGGAAATGCCAGCGGTGTGGCTTTGGTGCTGGTTGACCGTAACGGAACGGAGATCCATCCGGGTCAGGCAATGCCCTGGCAACAAAGTTCAGTGACTGACAACCGCCTCGATTATCGCATTAAATTGAAAAATAATTTACGTGGTCTTGTGGTGGGGGATTACAGCGCGACCATTCGTTACCGGGTTGAATATTTTTAG
- a CDS encoding winged helix-turn-helix transcriptional regulator, with protein sequence MNNKKNSLPLLNKPSPYGKQLLEALLPYGEARRYSKGVRLELVKGDVKLCHLLISGSLEVHRNSDHLLIVTIPGPVVIGLGVHDAYLIMAEPCHVATMTLEDAQRYISEKNLWELVTHQMMLITNKLYTYSKQLSAPTVYELICNQLIELINEPETIRKKISVERYIREKAHVSRSSVMKILSDLRMGGYIVIEDGRLIEIRHLPSKY encoded by the coding sequence ATGAACAATAAAAAAAATTCATTGCCGTTACTCAATAAACCCTCCCCCTATGGGAAACAACTGCTGGAGGCATTGCTTCCGTACGGCGAAGCCCGGCGCTATTCAAAGGGCGTTCGTCTGGAGCTTGTTAAGGGGGATGTGAAGTTATGTCATTTGCTGATAAGCGGCTCTTTAGAAGTGCATCGCAATTCTGACCATTTACTGATTGTCACGATACCTGGGCCTGTTGTCATTGGCCTGGGTGTGCATGACGCCTATCTTATCATGGCGGAGCCGTGTCACGTTGCCACCATGACGCTGGAAGACGCTCAGCGCTACATTTCTGAAAAGAATCTTTGGGAACTGGTCACCCACCAGATGATGCTGATCACCAATAAGCTCTACACCTACAGTAAGCAACTCAGTGCGCCAACAGTCTATGAACTTATCTGCAATCAACTGATAGAGTTAATCAACGAGCCTGAGACTATCCGTAAAAAAATCTCCGTTGAGCGCTATATTCGCGAGAAAGCCCACGTTTCTCGCAGTAGCGTGATGAAAATCCTCTCGGATCTCAGGATGGGCGGCTATATCGTCATCGAAGACGGAAGGCTGATTGAAATTCGTCATCTGCCCTCCAAATACTGA
- the sapB gene encoding peptide ABC transporter permease SapB: MIIFTLRRLLLLMVTLFFLTFIGFSLSYFTPHAPLQGASLWNAWVFWFNGLIHWDFGVSSINGQLISEQLKEVFPATMELCTLAFGFALMVGIPVGMLAGITRNKWQDRLISALALLGFSIPVFWLALLLTLFFSLNLGWLPVSGRFDLLYEVKPVTGLAIIDAWISDSPWRDEMVMSAVRHMVLPVLTLAVAPTTEVIRLMRISTIEVFDQNYVKAAATRGLSRFTILRRHVLHNALPPVIPRLGLQFSTMLTLAMITEMVFSWPGLGRWLINAIRQQDYAAISAGVMVIGSLVIIVNVISDILGAMANPLKHKEWYALR, encoded by the coding sequence ATGATTATCTTCACCCTGCGTCGTTTGCTGTTGCTGATGGTCACTCTGTTTTTTCTGACTTTTATTGGCTTCAGCCTCAGCTATTTTACGCCGCATGCGCCGCTTCAGGGCGCATCGCTGTGGAATGCGTGGGTGTTCTGGTTCAATGGCCTTATTCACTGGGATTTTGGCGTCTCCAGCATTAACGGACAGCTTATCTCCGAACAGCTCAAAGAGGTGTTCCCGGCCACCATGGAACTGTGCACGCTGGCGTTCGGTTTCGCGCTGATGGTGGGGATTCCGGTGGGTATGCTGGCGGGCATCACCCGTAACAAGTGGCAGGATCGCCTGATCAGCGCCCTCGCCCTGCTCGGTTTTTCAATCCCCGTATTCTGGCTGGCGCTGCTGCTGACCCTTTTCTTTTCGCTGAATCTCGGCTGGCTGCCAGTGTCGGGCCGTTTCGATCTGCTGTATGAAGTTAAGCCGGTCACTGGCCTTGCCATTATCGATGCCTGGATCTCTGACTCCCCCTGGCGCGATGAGATGGTGATGAGCGCCGTGCGTCATATGGTATTGCCAGTGCTGACGCTGGCGGTCGCGCCGACCACGGAAGTGATTCGCCTGATGCGCATCAGTACTATCGAGGTGTTCGATCAGAACTACGTTAAGGCCGCCGCCACGCGCGGTCTGTCTCGGTTTACGATCCTGCGCCGTCATGTGCTGCATAACGCTCTACCGCCGGTGATCCCCCGTCTCGGGCTACAGTTTTCAACCATGCTGACGCTGGCGATGATCACCGAAATGGTCTTTAGCTGGCCGGGGCTTGGCCGCTGGCTGATCAACGCCATCCGCCAGCAGGATTACGCCGCGATCTCCGCCGGCGTGATGGTGATTGGTTCGCTGGTCATCATCGTTAACGTGATTTCCGATATTCTGGGTGCTATGGCTAACCCTCTGAAACATAAGGAATGGTATGCCTTACGATAG
- a CDS encoding winged helix-turn-helix transcriptional regulator yields the protein MNTIIPHTVNIDTAKIHHDQSKPVQDIQRLIATFEPHSRVLPPQADHSLNMAEFAKRKCVLLHTGYASLCRQSDGLVLNTESAPFVFGFSDLYQTTQNLTVYPGPMTKLSTLPLIQAWKIVEREEQWESLAKLLMHISTRLYGHCVRTSHTASYETIRALLLELNDEPEALRQTTPVLQYIQSRCFLSRSGILHILSQLRIGNYITINNGRLIKMGSLPIKF from the coding sequence ATGAACACCATTATTCCTCATACCGTTAATATTGATACTGCAAAAATTCATCACGATCAATCTAAACCTGTTCAGGATATTCAACGATTGATCGCCACGTTTGAACCACACTCTCGAGTCTTGCCCCCTCAGGCCGATCATTCTCTCAATATGGCCGAATTTGCCAAGCGAAAATGTGTTCTGTTACATACGGGATACGCTTCTTTATGTCGACAGAGCGATGGCCTGGTCCTCAATACGGAAAGCGCGCCTTTCGTTTTTGGCTTTAGCGATTTATATCAGACGACACAAAACCTCACCGTTTATCCTGGCCCGATGACAAAGCTCAGTACGTTACCCCTTATACAAGCCTGGAAAATCGTAGAACGGGAAGAGCAATGGGAATCTCTGGCGAAACTATTGATGCATATCTCAACGCGCCTCTACGGACATTGCGTCCGTACGTCGCATACCGCATCGTATGAAACCATCAGAGCATTGCTCCTGGAACTCAACGATGAACCTGAAGCCCTGCGTCAGACAACGCCAGTGCTCCAGTATATCCAGAGTCGCTGCTTTTTATCCCGCAGTGGCATCCTGCACATCCTGTCCCAACTCCGAATAGGCAATTACATTACCATTAATAATGGTAGACTAATTAAAATGGGTTCCTTACCCATAAAATTCTAG
- a CDS encoding fimbrial protein, with the protein MKLMTFSFLLLTGAVLSNGVQAVDNNVHFSGALVAEPCRIPDGDSNIKLSFGSVIVKGLYQYQRTKSQPFIIYLENCDPALMKTVSVTFEGTPDDELTTMLALEPSSVAKGVAVGLELVDGTPLAINKASPYQPLSQGNNALTFNAYVQGKPSAITNEQIIPGDFNAIATFVLVYQ; encoded by the coding sequence ATGAAATTAATGACCTTCTCTTTTCTCCTGTTGACGGGGGCGGTGTTGTCAAATGGCGTTCAGGCGGTAGACAACAATGTTCATTTTTCCGGTGCACTGGTGGCGGAGCCCTGTAGGATTCCCGATGGCGATAGCAATATCAAGCTGAGTTTTGGCTCGGTGATCGTAAAAGGGCTGTACCAGTATCAGCGCACCAAAAGCCAGCCGTTTATTATTTATCTGGAAAATTGTGATCCTGCACTGATGAAGACGGTCAGTGTGACGTTTGAAGGTACTCCTGATGATGAGTTAACCACGATGCTGGCGCTGGAGCCGTCAAGTGTTGCGAAAGGGGTCGCTGTAGGACTGGAACTTGTTGATGGCACCCCACTGGCTATTAATAAAGCCAGCCCATATCAGCCATTGTCTCAGGGCAATAACGCGCTGACATTTAATGCCTATGTACAGGGGAAACCATCGGCTATAACGAACGAACAAATAATACCCGGTGATTTCAACGCAATAGCCACCTTCGTACTGGTATATCAGTAA
- a CDS encoding fimbrial protein, whose translation MNGMMKTLLVTGLLMVVSGAVNAEDEKPLVDTGTLYVHGDLLENTCRMTMDSAWQDVNLGSTSRADVNLVGKAPAPITVKIYLHDCPELANWSTNITPMTTTVSTLQPPYKARFVAVADESNPDLIKVTGASGIGLRLRDSRGETVPLSRMGDSLLLNPGQDEVVFTLQPERTGAMFVAGPYHAVINFSMIYQ comes from the coding sequence ATGAACGGAATGATGAAAACCCTGTTGGTCACCGGTCTGTTGATGGTCGTCAGCGGGGCGGTAAATGCAGAAGATGAAAAACCGCTGGTTGATACCGGAACCCTGTATGTTCACGGCGATCTGCTGGAAAACACCTGTCGTATGACAATGGATTCGGCCTGGCAGGATGTGAACCTGGGTAGTACCTCGCGTGCGGATGTAAATCTGGTCGGTAAAGCGCCAGCGCCCATCACGGTGAAGATTTACCTGCACGACTGTCCGGAACTGGCGAACTGGAGCACCAACATCACGCCGATGACCACTACGGTCAGCACGCTGCAACCACCTTACAAGGCGCGCTTTGTGGCTGTGGCAGATGAAAGCAATCCGGACCTGATAAAGGTGACCGGTGCATCGGGTATTGGTCTACGCCTGCGTGACAGCCGTGGTGAAACGGTGCCGCTGTCGCGTATGGGTGACAGCCTGCTGCTCAATCCGGGTCAGGATGAAGTGGTGTTTACTCTGCAACCGGAACGTACAGGCGCCATGTTTGTGGCCGGACCGTATCATGCCGTGATCAACTTCAGCATGATTTATCAGTAG
- the sapC gene encoding peptide ABC transporter permease SapC codes for MPYDSVYSEKRPPGTLRTAWRKFYGDTTAMVGLYGCAGLVVLCIFGNWFAPYGIDQQFLGYQLLPPSWSRYGEVSFFLGTDDLGRDVLSRLLSGAAPTVGGAFVVTLAATLCGLLLGVVAGATHGLRSAVLNHILDTLLSIPSLLLAIIVVAFAGPHLTHAMFAVWLALLPRMVRSVYSMVHDELEKEYVIAARLDGASTLNILWFAILPNITAGLITEITRALSMAILDIAALGFLDLGAQLPSPEWGAMLGDALELIYVAPWTVMLPGAAIMISVLLVNLLGDGVRRAIIAGVE; via the coding sequence ATGCCTTACGATAGCGTGTATAGCGAAAAGCGCCCGCCAGGTACGCTGCGCACCGCATGGCGCAAATTTTATGGCGATACCACAGCAATGGTCGGCCTGTACGGATGTGCGGGACTGGTGGTGTTATGCATATTCGGCAACTGGTTTGCGCCGTATGGCATCGATCAGCAGTTCCTCGGCTATCAGTTGCTGCCGCCGTCCTGGTCACGTTATGGTGAAGTCTCCTTCTTCCTCGGCACCGACGATCTGGGGCGTGATGTCCTGAGCCGCCTGCTCAGCGGCGCGGCCCCCACGGTCGGCGGCGCGTTTGTCGTTACGCTTGCCGCAACGCTGTGCGGACTGTTGCTGGGGGTCGTCGCGGGGGCAACGCACGGTCTGCGTTCCGCCGTGCTTAACCATATTCTTGATACGCTGCTGTCGATTCCGTCTCTGCTGCTGGCGATCATCGTTGTCGCCTTCGCCGGGCCGCATTTGACCCACGCCATGTTTGCCGTCTGGCTGGCGCTGCTGCCGCGTATGGTTCGCTCGGTCTATAGCATGGTGCATGATGAACTGGAAAAAGAGTACGTCATCGCGGCGCGCCTTGATGGCGCCTCGACGCTCAACATCCTCTGGTTCGCCATTCTGCCTAACATTACTGCGGGTCTTATCACTGAAATCACCCGCGCCTTGTCGATGGCAATCCTGGATATCGCCGCGCTGGGTTTTCTTGACCTTGGCGCGCAGCTCCCCTCGCCGGAATGGGGCGCCATGCTGGGCGATGCGCTGGAGCTGATTTACGTTGCGCCGTGGACGGTGATGCTGCCTGGTGCGGCGATCATGATAAGCGTCCTGCTGGTCAACCTGCTGGGTGACGGCGTTCGCCGCGCTATTATTGCGGGGGTGGAATAA
- the sapD gene encoding peptide ABC transporter ATP-binding protein SapD, with product MPLLDIRNLTIEFKAGEEWVKAVDRVSMTLSEGEIRGLVGESGSGKSLIAKAICGVAKDNWRVTADRMRFDDIDLLRLSPRERRKLVGHNVSMIFQEPQSCLDPSERVGRQLMQNIPAWTYKGRWWQRIGWRKRRAIELLHRVGIKDHKDAMRSFPYELTDGECQKVMIAIALANQPRLLIADEPTNAMEPTTQAQIFRLLTRLNQNSNTTILLISHDLQMLSQWADKINVLYCGQTVETALSKELVTTPHHPYTQALIRAIPDFGSAMPHKSRLNTMPGAIPLLEQLPIGCRLGPRCPYAQRECIETPRLTGVKNHLYACHFPLNMERE from the coding sequence ATGCCATTACTGGATATCCGCAACCTGACCATTGAATTTAAAGCCGGTGAAGAGTGGGTCAAAGCCGTCGACCGCGTCAGCATGACCCTCAGCGAAGGTGAGATTCGCGGGCTGGTGGGTGAATCAGGTTCTGGTAAAAGCCTGATTGCGAAAGCGATTTGTGGTGTCGCCAAAGACAACTGGCGCGTCACCGCCGACCGGATGCGTTTTGACGATATCGACCTGCTGCGCCTTTCGCCACGCGAACGACGCAAGCTGGTGGGGCACAACGTCTCGATGATCTTCCAGGAGCCGCAGTCGTGTCTGGATCCTTCCGAGCGCGTGGGTCGCCAGTTGATGCAAAACATTCCGGCCTGGACCTACAAAGGCCGTTGGTGGCAGCGCATTGGCTGGCGCAAACGCCGCGCCATTGAGCTGCTGCACCGCGTGGGGATTAAAGATCATAAAGACGCGATGCGCAGCTTCCCCTATGAACTGACCGACGGTGAATGCCAGAAGGTGATGATCGCCATCGCGCTGGCGAATCAGCCGCGACTGCTGATCGCGGACGAACCGACCAACGCGATGGAGCCGACCACCCAGGCGCAGATCTTCCGCCTGCTGACGCGGCTGAATCAGAACAGCAATACCACGATTCTGCTGATCAGCCACGACCTGCAAATGCTCAGCCAGTGGGCGGATAAAATTAACGTGCTGTACTGTGGTCAGACGGTAGAAACGGCGCTGAGCAAAGAGCTGGTGACGACGCCGCATCATCCGTACACACAGGCGCTGATTCGCGCTATTCCTGACTTTGGTAGCGCAATGCCGCACAAGAGTCGTCTGAACACGATGCCTGGAGCCATACCGTTGCTGGAACAATTGCCGATTGGTTGCCGTCTGGGGCCGCGCTGTCCGTATGCGCAGCGCGAATGTATTGAAACGCCGCGTCTGACCGGGGTGAAAAACCATCTCTACGCCTGTCATTTCCCGCTAAACATGGAGAGAGAGTGA